The genomic DNA GCAAGAACAGCACATCAACCGGCCTGAGCACTGAGGAGTGTAACCTTATCCTCTCCAATGAAGTGCTTGCTTATTTAAAGGAAGAAAACAAAGGTTTTTTTAGTAAGATATTTAAGAAAGATTCATAATGTTTCTACGACATGTAAAGCTGTTAAACCGGGCACTGCTCTCACGGACGCTGGCCACAGAGCCTATAGAATACAAAGACCATACTCCTGTAATGTTAAAAGAAGCAATAAAATACCTGAATCCCAAAGATGATGAACTTTACATTGACATGACATTTGGAGCCGGTGGACACTCAAGGAGATTACTGGAATCAGCTAATTGCAAACTCATCACCTTAGATAGAGATCCCACAGCTTTTGAGAAAGCTAAGAAACTTGCTGAACAATATCCTAACAGAGTGACACCTTTATTAGGCAGGTTCAGTGAACTGCCAgtacttttaaagaaaataggAATTGCTCAAAGGTCTATAGATGGAATCTTGTTTGATTTTGGATGTTCTTCCATGCAGTTAGATAATAGTGAAAGAGGATTTTCTGTTAGTAAAAATGGTTACTTAGATATGAGAATGGATGCAGATCGGGATCCTAACCAAATCACAGCCAGAGAAGTATTAGCCACAGCCAATGAGCAAGAGttgtacaaaatattcaaaatatatggGGAGGAGAAAAAGGCGGCAAAAATCGCACAAACAATTATACATGCCCGATATATGATTAAAAATATAGAAACCACTCATGAATTGGTAGATGTTGTTAACTCTTGTTGTCCAGATGAACTCAGGCTAGACAAACTACAAAGGCCACAGTCCAATGCCACCAAAGTATTTCAAGCATTAagaatttttgtaaataatgagCTCAATGAAATGAACTATGGCATGGTTTTATCAAagtattacttaaaaataaatgggAGACTTGTTACCATATGCTTCCACTCTTTGGAAGATACAATAGTTAAGCGTCATATAGCAGGGAATATAATCAATGAAGTAGCTAATCCTGTGCCATTGAAGTATTTGAGTCCAACATTAGTGCAGGATCAAGATACGATAGATCACTTCTTGGACACACCATGGAGAGCCATCAACAAGCACGTGGACGTGCCGTGTGACGAGGAGGTGGAGCGCAACCCTCGCAGCCGCAGCGCGCGCCTCCGAGCCGCCATCAAGATCAAGTAGCCATGAATATCTTTGTAATATAGTTTAGCTGCAAAATAAAGATAGTCAACATTCTGGGTTATGTCTTTGCTTATTTGTTACAGAGTTGGTCATAAAATGAAAGATATCTTGCAGTACTCATAGACTCATTTATTGATCTTCTTATTTGCGAAGTGGTAACTAATACTAA from Pectinophora gossypiella chromosome 18, ilPecGoss1.1, whole genome shotgun sequence includes the following:
- the LOC126374899 gene encoding probable methyltransferase-like protein 15 homolog; its protein translation is MTTQYKKFIKLIAKWPLDNTKGDRDLGKFIRDRVKVAFETSERQNLDSELCNRQYTALNKIADNHYKNKYKRSKNSTSTGLSTEECNLILSNEVLAYLKEENKVLSRTLATEPIEYKDHTPVMLKEAIKYLNPKDDELYIDMTFGAGGHSRRLLESANCKLITLDRDPTAFEKAKKLAEQYPNRVTPLLGRFSELPVLLKKIGIAQRSIDGILFDFGCSSMQLDNSERGFSVSKNGYLDMRMDADRDPNQITAREVLATANEQELYKIFKIYGEEKKAAKIAQTIIHARYMIKNIETTHELVDVVNSCCPDELRLDKLQRPQSNATKVFQALRIFVNNELNEMNYGMVLSKYYLKINGRLVTICFHSLEDTIVKRHIAGNIINEVANPVPLKYLSPTLVQDQDTIDHFLDTPWRAINKHVDVPCDEEVERNPRSRSARLRAAIKIK